A single window of Candidatus Bathyarchaeota archaeon DNA harbors:
- a CDS encoding 2-hydroxyacyl-CoA dehydratase family protein, translated as MSLKTDQFLRISHSIINPYIKEWQHNNRKIIGHYCTYIPEELLHAANLLPFRIRATGHEDTTLADIYMVRFTCSFVRATLDMALRGNYDFLDALLISNSCDHSRRMFELFDLKVFRREGFTKQIPRFFIVMPHVITDEGFEWYKREIEELKVKLEQNFTKKPISEDDLHKSIELYNKNRGLLRQIHEYRSLNTPKLNGTEALQISMANASVPKEIANTELERIIALLKEREGIKSNSKRIMIIGSEVDDINFTKMIESSGAIIVSDLLCFGTRNFLDDVKLEQGKTPLESITARVYYRMSCPRMMDDHIRRLEFIKSEIKKAKIDGILLQRINNCDLAGCENMMLQHELNELDIPILNIDREFYQADTTRLQTRIEAFLEMIS; from the coding sequence GTGAGTTTAAAGACTGATCAATTTTTAAGGATTTCCCATTCGATAATCAATCCATATATCAAAGAGTGGCAGCATAATAATAGGAAGATTATTGGTCATTATTGTACCTATATCCCAGAAGAATTATTACATGCAGCAAATTTACTTCCTTTCAGAATAAGAGCAACTGGACATGAGGATACTACGTTGGCTGATATTTACATGGTGAGATTCACCTGTTCATTTGTTAGAGCTACATTGGATATGGCTTTAAGGGGAAATTATGATTTTTTGGATGCTCTTCTTATTTCGAATTCATGTGATCATTCTCGACGTATGTTTGAGCTATTTGATTTGAAAGTTTTCAGAAGAGAAGGTTTTACAAAACAAATTCCTCGATTTTTTATTGTTATGCCTCATGTGATAACAGACGAAGGATTTGAGTGGTATAAGAGAGAAATCGAAGAATTAAAAGTAAAATTGGAGCAAAACTTCACGAAGAAACCAATAAGCGAGGATGATCTTCACAAATCAATAGAACTGTACAATAAGAACCGGGGACTTCTGAGACAGATTCATGAGTATCGGTCTCTAAATACGCCCAAACTTAATGGAACTGAAGCCTTACAAATATCAATGGCTAATGCATCAGTCCCAAAGGAGATTGCAAACACAGAATTAGAGAGAATTATAGCTCTTTTAAAGGAAAGGGAAGGGATAAAATCAAATAGTAAAAGAATTATGATAATTGGCAGTGAAGTAGATGATATAAATTTCACTAAGATGATTGAGTCCTCTGGAGCAATAATTGTCTCTGATCTATTATGTTTTGGAACACGTAATTTTCTAGATGACGTAAAGCTGGAACAGGGGAAAACTCCTCTTGAAAGTATTACTGCTAGAGTATATTATAGAATGTCCTGTCCTAGAATGATGGATGATCATATAAGACGACTGGAATTTATAAAGAGTGAGATTAAAAAGGCAAAGATTGATGGAATCCTACTTCAGAGAATTAATAATTGTGACCTTGCAGGATGCGAAAACATGATGTTACAACATGAACTGAACGAGTTGGATATTCCGATATTGAATATCGATAGAGAATTTTATCAAGCAGACACAACAAGATTACAAACAAGGATAGAGGCTTTTCTTGAAATGATTTCCTAA